The Arabidopsis thaliana chromosome 5, partial sequence genomic interval ACTACAAGTTCAGAACCTAGTGgaatatttatgtataaagtatgaataatatttaataaacgATATACTATTGGTATAAATACAAGTATTAATGATTATAGACTTATTTTAGATATTGACATAAGGTATTGATTGTGTCTAGcatgtgatgatgatatgtAAATAATAATGGACTTCTGAGATGCAAGCTGGTAATTACTGATACGGATTAGTTTAATGACTTAATCTAGATTTCTAactaaaacatgaaaacatggACCGGTTAAGATGGTCTTGGGAGACACAAAAATCACGtgtatgttttaaaaagattcgGCTTTGATCTTAGAGCTTTTCGGCATCGAAGTTTCATGTGTCAGGGCTAGTGTTTATATATCTTCTTGAACCTTGATTAATTGAAATGAATCataagtatttttcttttttaagagATATTAGACCGAAAATATCAGGGACACCATTATAGTTAAACTTATGAAACCCAAAGTGTTTTGAGACCATTGCAAAAGACTAGATACACATCGCAAATATAAAGGAGGTTGTGAAGGTTCTTGCCGCAACCCATTGGAAGGTGAGAAGGATAGTAACTGGCTGGCTCTCATAGTTCCATCaaattttttatgtattgTTTCTCAACTAACCATTAATTATAATAGTgttgttattttcatcaaGTAATAGTAGTTGTTCGTTTTGAAGTTTAGATACTTTATTTATGAGATACCAAGTTTATATGACATCCTTTATCAGAAAATACATTGATTAGAAAATGAAATGCCTCgtcattttttataattattttgtagaGTGATACCCTTGGACCAACGTCCGGGAATCTTGGATTAAACGATTTCCTAGagttaattttgtaaatttggttactaattaaaaaaagaaaaatgtacaATAAGTAATTGATTAGTGGCATGAGAGTTAGGAATTGTAGTTAGGGGAGATATTCAATTAGAAGATGGTTTGACACTTTGACTCTCTTGGGATTAGGATTCTTCacggggaaaaaaaaacagtgttattgttagaaagaaagagagaatagaAGCTCCTTCTCTTATCATTAAAATTTCTTGATCTCTGTGCCCCCACCAAATATCTTTAATTTACGTATAGATACTATTACTATTGATTATTGAATTTATAATCACGTATattgttcatattttttttctgtcacaTAGCATGTGCGATGGATATTTGAAATTTCCAATCTGTGTTGTAAGCAAATATTAactttgtttgaaaaaaaagaatttattttgttgatatttttgcTATTGTACATCTTGTTTTGCTGACTTATTTATTCAAGattaacaaaatgattttcttttcagtAATTGACTATATCAGTAATCTTATCAGCAATAtgacaaacaataataataagatccataattaatattttgcatCCATAACTAAGAATTAGAGTTTTCTGCATACAAAATTCGAATGATCTATTTGGGCATATCACATATCCAATGATACTTGTACAtggtttttttaaaaaaaatatttcttcctaatgaaagaaaaacagaggcaatgatattttgatatagCTGGCACATTTAAAATTCTAGACATATTAAACTCTTAACGCTGGAAGTTGAGGCAATATATAAGAGGGGtagtaattttatatacaacaTTTTATTGTCATAACTATATAAGAGGAGTGTgtatttttacatataaatgttataattaattatgtcGTAGAATGTATGATTGAGGAATTTGATGGACCTAAGTACCTAACACTCATTTATTCACAATCttatcatttaattttgtttgattctaaTATCAGGTTTGATATTCTATACATGGCCAAGGAATTTGTGATTCACAAGTTTACCATCTTTTCAAAATCATGTAATGATTTATGCTACGAactaaatgatatatttaaatagactttatttatgttaattatataatatgataaatATAGCTAATTCTTATTGATACTAATTATATTGTTGAGGTTCTATCATTAATTTACGTGGTGAAACTGCAATTTGATTTGCGGAAATGATCTTATATCATTAGAAGGAACAACTAGGACACTGCTCTTTTACATATGTGCGAGTTTTACCAATAAGATATTGACTAACTACGAGACGAACATTAGTATTTGCTAATGTGTTTCGCTGATTTTCTAGGTTTTAGTCGTGACGTGAAATTCAGTAAGAAGCACAACGAAATGCCATCGGCTCATGTGtgtgaaaaaattaaaaatttatgggCTGAACAATTCTAATTGCATGATGATTCGGGTTTAATTTAGGCCTCTGGAAAATCCAGGGCTTATTTCCATGCAAAATCTTAGGTCAGTATTGGGCCCGCCTTTCAAAAGCCCAATTTTAATTATTCGTTTTTGTTGTCCGATAAAAAATCCAGAAGAAGTCATCTCTCCCCTTAAAAACGGTAGTCAAAACTAAAAGACTCAAAGTGATTTCCAGTAAGttttgtagaaaataaaataattgtggCCATTGGAGATTTAGCAAGGCTCATGGAAAAgtgattgttcttttttcccCATGATTCTAGTTATAAGGCCATCCTTGATGCATACATCAACACCATGACTGGTCCAAAATAGCATAGGTCTAAAGATGATGAAGCAAATGATAATCAGTTTATTCCGATAGAAGCAAATGAGGATGTCATCAATTGTGGATGTTATACCTGATTAGTTAAGCAAACCATTAGCACTATGTTTAGttagaaaagaaggaaattaTGATAGCCATAAAAATGCCAACATTTTCCCTTTTAAATTGCATTCGtggtttttgaaattttattatttaattaatttgttttctttcagttGTCATTTGAATGGTTATCATAATTCGGTCttatattattgatttttattattcgTTAGGTTTTTTTCAGTTGTCTGATGGAAAATTCAGAAGCCACCACTTACAAatcaaaagtataaaaaaagactcaaaagaagactccaaaatccaaatagtttttctccattttttttttctttttccagaAATTATAGTTATAGAAATAAATAGTTGTGGCCGTTGGAGATTTGCATTGGCCACGAGTCATGGAAAAGTGAATGTTCTTTTTCCATGATTCTTCTAGTCGGTCATGCTTGGTGCATGTATGAACACATATTTAAAGTTCTATACAAGTTGTTagaattcttttaaatttaatttgctttatttatttttttagttttagttttggaaaATCATGGTCACACATCTTGAGCTACcgttgttatttatatataaatgttcttaatattaaaaaattatgaaccACAGGGCTAATAAACTTGAATATTTGTAGGGTCAATGGCTTTATTAATGTGTATATTTGTAGAAGAAAGCTGGGAAATATTCTATAAGTAAATTATCATCTTATAcactaattttttaaaaatccacGCCTAGTAAtaaattccaattttttttaactcagtaataaattccattttttattaaaagtttatttcatagaagtacttttttttttatgtgataaaagaaaaactgaagaaGGCCAATGAAAAATGAAGATCCCAAAGACATAAAAAGtgacaaaagagaagaataaagaaagacCAACAACACCACTTGGGGGAGGCTCCCATACACAAAACGAAGGCGCGAATTTCAAGGACTCTTCTCGACGACCAAACCACATAAAACACTCTTACCAGAATTTGTGTTGTCTTCGTTCAtttccttctcctcttcttcttcttcttcgtcgtaattttgattgtttctttgcGAAAAGTCGTTTTTTTAATCAAGTCTGAATCACGTTTTATTGATCTACACTCGCGTGGGTTCTCCGTTTCGTGCTTAGATCAGAGAGCTCCCTCCCGTGATTCCGTAAGATTTCTGCGTTTCTCATTACTTGGTTTCATTTCAACGTAGATTCTGAATTTTGTGTGATCTAGtctacacatttttttttaattctttccTCTGCTCCTAAATTCCAGAATTCAGACAACGGTTGCGATATTTcttatgtctttttttctatCGTTGTTCATTTCAGAAGTTTCGATATAAAAAAGGTTATTGTTGGATTTTGAGTAACACATTGTCCTCAATTCTCATCGTTCTTCaatcaaattttggattttgagcATCATGGATGATGGATCTAtgcattttgattttatattgtACAGAAAgaatgtttcttgttttgttttgatgatgtTTTCTTATGACAACAATCTTCATGTTTTTGTAGGAGCTTTAAGGTCGGAAATGGCGGCTCATGTTTCTACTGGAAACATTCATAATTTCTATCTTGCGGGGCAGGTTTACAGGGGACAAGCTTTTTCATGGAGTTCTGCTTCTACTTTCATGGCAAATCCATTCAAAGAGCCCTCTTGGTATCACttcttttaatctttaatCCCAAATTTTGTCCCTTTTGTGTAGCAATTGGCATTTTGAGGTTCATGTTTCTCATTTATGATTTTGCTCTTTGTTCTCATGTAGAACTTTAACTAGTTAGACCTATAGTTTCTCATGCTGGACTCAAACTTTTATAATCTCTGTGTGCATATAGGTCAAGTGGGGTATTTAAGGCTCTAAAAGCTGAGAGATGTGGTTGTTACTCTCGTGGTATTTCCCCCATCAGTGAGACCTCAAAACCTATCAGGGCTGTTTCGgtatcttcttcaacaaagtATTATGATTTCACTGTGATTGGTAGTGGAGTAGCGGGTCTGCGTTATGCTTTAGAAGTTGCAAAGCAAGGAACAGTCGCAGTGATTACCAAAGATGAGCCTCATGAGAGTAACACAAACTATGCTCAAGGTGGTGTTAGTGCTGTGTTATGCCCTTTGGATTCTGTTGAAAGTCATATGCGGGACACTATGGTCGCTGGTGCTCATCTTTGTGATGAAGAAACCGTAAGAGTAAGTTCCCTTTGTTGCTGATCATTACCTCAAAACTGTTTGATAAGTGCTTGTGTTAGTCTCGTGCATAAGCATTTTGTAATGGTCTAAACCTGTCTCACTTTTCTGTATCTGAATGTTCTTTTTCAGGTTGTGTGTACTGAAGGGCCTGAAAGGATTCGTGAACTGATTGCAATGGGAGCATCATTTGATCACGGCGAGGATGGAAATTTGCATTTGGCCAGAGAGGGTGGTCACTCGCATTGTAGGATCGTTCACGCTGCTGATATGACaggaagagagattgagagagctTTACTTGAAGCTGTACTTAATGATCCCAACATATCTGTCTTCAAACACCATTTTGCAATCGATCTGCTCACTTCTCAGGTTCCACTTCACACCCTTGAAAAACACATGTGCATATATGATCAATTGGCTTATCAGATCATATCTTTTTGTATCTTAACAGGATGGCTTGAACACAGTTTGTCATGGTGTGGACACTTTGAATATCAAAACTAATGAGGTACACAAAGATCTTGTTTCTGGTGGTTTGATCATTCACCTTATATCTTAGATTgtaatgtaaaaaaaactcatgttTCTTCAGGTAGTACGCTTTATATCGAAGGTGACATTGCTTGCTTCAGGTGGAGCTGGGCATATCTATCCATCAACCACAAATCCTCTGGTAACATTTTCTATAGACTCTCTTTTTAACAAAGCTCTATGGAAGTTTCATTTTACCAATTTTATCAGAAGAAAGAATGTGCAGGATCAACACAAcagttttgtgtgtttatgggaaatatccaaaaatgaaactttgaTTAAGTAATGTGATTTATCCCttgaatacaaaagaaaatgtcgAAATTATCACGGGTATACACAAACATACTGCATTAGAGTTTTAGATTTAATAGTTCAAACAGTTGCAGAAACAAAGAGATTTTAGTCATAGAGTacatttttttgctaaattcGGTTGTGCTAGTCGCAATGATATTTCTCTAAAAGTGATATATTATGCTCCATTTTAATTATCGACATGGTTTTTGTATAGGTGGCTACTGGAGATGGGATGGCGATGGCTCATCGAGCTCAAGCTGTGATCTCAAATATGGAGTAAGTGAACACCGAAAAACCGACTGAAGAAACTTGTTGACAATAAacttatgttttgtatttgtttttggttagaTTTGTGCAGTTTCATCCTACTGCCCTAGCCGACGAAGGTCTTCCCATCAAACTACAAACTGCTAGGGAAAACGCGTTCCTCATCACCGAGGCGGTGAGAGGTGATGGTGGCATCCTCTATAATCTAGGAATGGAGCGATTCATGCCTGTTTACGATGAACGAGCTGAGCTTGCTCCAAGAGACGTGGTTGCAAGAAGTATTGATGACCAGCTTAAGAAACGAAACGAAAAGTATGTGTTACTTGACATAAGCCATAAGCCAAGAGAAAAGATTCTTGCCCATTTCCCGAACATAGCTTCTGAATGTCTTAAACACGGTCTGGATATCACCCGTCAGCCTATTCCGGTTGTCCCTGCAGCCCATTACATGTGTGGAGGAGTTCGTGCTGGTTTACAAGGCGAAACCAATGTCCTTGGATTGTTTGTAGCAGGTGAAGTAGCATGTACAGGCCTCCACGGGGCAAATCGTCTTGCTAGTAACTCGCTTTTAGAAGCTCTGGTTTTCGCGAGACGGGCTGTTCAGCCTTCGACTGAGCTCATGAAACGCACAAGACTTGATGTATGCGCATCAGAGAAATGGACAAGGCCTGTTGTTGCGACAGCTAGATTGCTAGGAGATGAAGTAATAGCAAAGATTATAGCTTTGACTAAAGAAGTGAGAAGAGAGCTTCAGGAGGTAATGTGGAAGTATGTTGGTATTGTCAGATCGACAATTCGGCTCACCACTGCTGAGAGGAAAATCGCAGAGCTAGAAGCAAAATGggaaacatttttgtttgaacatGGATGGGAACAAACAGTGGTAGCTCTTGAAGCTTGTGAGATGAGAAACTTGTTCTGTTGCGCTAAGCTTGTGGTGAGCAGCGCGTTAGCTAGACATGAAAGCAGAGGTCTTCATTACATGACAGACTTTCCTTTTGTGGAAGAAAGCAAGCGGATTCCGACGATTATTCTACCGTCTTCTCCTACAACAGCTAGTTGGAGCTCAAGGCGGTTACAGAATATAAGTAGCAGCTCACTTATTGATTGCTAAAACTGCAGgagtttttgttcttatttgaATCCAAACCTCTCTGATTATTGTatcaatttgaaaaaatttggATCTCAAAAGGAATCTCTGATTCTGACACTCTGTAATacaaaaggaaataaattattcatttGAGATATCAATCATATTGGTAATTCATATTTCAATTCCTTTGTTATGGTTTATTGATGACTTTCtgaatgaaagaaacaacTGTGAGTGTGGATTTCCCAAGCAAGAAGCAGGATTGAGAACAGTCTTGTGTTCACTGACTCCATATCCTcggttccttttttttctgaGTAAATCATTCCAAAAGCTTCTATCCTTCTCCTGAGGAAATCACGAGCTCCAAGCTCGGGTATGGCTTCCATGACCAGACCAAACATGAATTCATTCTTCCTGTCTTCTTCAACTAGACCAGGGTGTGATCTGAGAAGGCTGCACAAAGGCACATCCATTAATAATCAGAGATCTCTTCTGCAATGTCGCTTTAGAACAGCCTAGTTACTAGTTACATCCAGAAACCAGCTAGATCATAAGTCTTGCCTGCTCTGCAGCTGCCATCGCCGTTCTGCTACAATGAAATTCAAAGGGTATTTTCAGGAGATAGTTTTGGCTCGTGCAATTTGATTTAACAAAGAATAAAGATATCCTGAATTACAATGTGAAGAAGTACTATGGTGCACCATAATCTTACCAGCACTAACCCAATTGCGGAATCACAGATTCACAATTGCTTAGGTGTCCTGTTTGGAGCCAAATCTGCTACTGTAGTATATATCtgagaaaatgaaacattTGAGTAAAGTTGCAACTGAAAATAGGAGGAGACTAGTATTGGAAGGATGAAACAGAATTACCACGTTCACGAATTTGAGGAACGAgcattctttttcttgtaacaCTCCTTTAAGAATCTTTCAGCATCAACCTTCATTCCAGGTTTAGAAAAGGCAGCACTTATCCAGTAAATAGTTTGATTACACGGAATATATCCCTTTTCTTCAACCATCTCTTTTAGCAACCCTTTTGCCTCTGCTAAGTACATTGCTTTTTTATTCCACTCAACGTCTGGATGAGTGCAAAGTTTGCACAAACCAGATATCATGGTACAATAAGTCGAAGTATTGGGGCTCACTCCTCTCTTACCCATCTCTTTCAATAGCTCTCTCGCCTGAAGCATCTTCCCAACGTTAGCAAATTCACTAATAAGCACATTATAAGTGCTGGTTTTCGGTACCAACCCATCCGCAATCATCTCACAATATATCGTCATACTTCCTTTCATATTCCCTATCTTAGCTTGACCAGAGATTAAAGCATTGTATGTAAAATCGTCAGGGCGCATACCTCTACTCTTCATCTCACTCAGCCATTTGTCCACTTCCTTTATTAGCCCAGCATCAGAAAGACCTCTTATTATAGTATTATAGGTTGCAACATTTGGGGATATTCCTGCTTCCATCATCACAGAATATGTCGAAAGAGCTTTTCTTACATGACTGCCTACAAAGTACCCGTGCATAAGGGAATTGAACGTCACAGTATCAGGAATAAAGCCTCTCGCTTCCATATCCCCCATAACCATAGCTGCCTTTTTCGTCATACCTAGTTTGCACAGAGTTGCAATAAGAGTGTTATAAACTTGCCGACTGAGTTTAATCCCATAACTCAATAGCGTCTCATGCGTTTTGAATATAGCATCAGCTCTTTTATGCTTCGAAGACGTGTCAAGAAAAATCCGGTATGTCGTTAAGTTAGGATGGATCTCCATAAGCATCATTTGATTCAATATGTGAATTGCTTCCTCCATTTTACCGTTTTCGCATAGCATTCCAACCACAATATTGCAACTCATCAGACTCGGTTTTATTCCACAACTCTTCATCTTATCCCAAAGCTTAAGGATACCTTCCGAATCCCCTTGCTTTCTTTGTGAATTCATCATTATGTTAAATGTAGCAATATCTGGTTCTATACCCTTCTCTCTCATTCCTTTGTAGGCCCAGTCTGCTCCGACTTTGCCAAACTTTAACATCCCACTGATTAAGACATTATAAGAAACAACATCCCACGGCATCCCTCTCTCTTGCATTTCTTCAGCCCAAGCAAGAGCAGCTTCTTCGTCTCCTCCTTTGAAGAATACATCAATTAAAGATGTGTAGTTAATCTGATCCAGCGTCACTCCTTTAGATACCATGTCTTTGACTAATCCCTTAACTTCCTTAATCCTACCAATTCTCTTCAAGTGGTTCACCAGAGCATCAAGTATGTAGTTGTTTTCCTCCACCCCAATCAGCCTCATTTCCTTACTCAGTTCAATTGccatttcttctttccctGCCTTAAACAAGCCATCAATTACTGTACCATAAGTAAAACCATTCGGCACAACATTTTGGTCCTCCATTTTTCTCAAAAGACTAACAGCTTCTTCGAGCATCCCTTTCTTCACATAGCCGTTTATCATACTAGAGTATGTTACAACATTCGGAATAACACTTTTCTCTAACATCTGCGTTATGATAAATTCTGCACTGCTTAAATCCCCCGCTTTGCACAACCCATCAACCAAAGCCGTATATGTAACCACATTTGGAACTTGGTTATCTTCCAAAAGCATCTTAAATGTTTTCTCAGCCTCCCTAAGGTCCCCAGCCTTAAACAGACCATCCATCAAAACAGTATATACAACTAAATCTACAGGTATCCCACGCACAACCATCTGACTGTAAAGAGCCAAAGCATGGCGGTAAATATTTGCTTTAAATAACGAATCAACAAGAGTAGTATAAGTTACATGGTTCGGATATACACTCATCTCCTCCATTTCCCGCAGTAACAATCCCCCTTCCAGCACTTTTCCACCTTTGCACAATCGGTTAATAATCGAACTAAAAGTAACAACATCCGGATCAAACCCACTCATAACCATATCCCTGTATGCTTCTTCAATAGCATGGAGATTGTAGTAGGAGCTTAAGAGTATAGTATGAGTGATAAGGTTTAGTTCCGAGATTTCGTCAACTAAAGCCTTAGCTCTAACAAAGTTTCCAACTTTACAAAACCCATCAATCAGAGTATTGTAGCTAACCGTATCAGGCAATATACCCATCTTCACCATCTCAGATAGAAACTGATAAGCCTCATCAGCTAAACCATGTTCACATAAACCCGAAATCACAGTGTTATAAGTAACAGTATCGATGCTGATTACTCTATTTCTAAGTAAACTAATTGCAAAACTCAAACGACCCACTTTGCAAAAAGAATGAATCAATACATTGAGAGCAAAAACATCGGGAGACACTCCACAAGCTATCATCTTGCTGTAAATCAGCGATACCTGATCGTGTACCAAACCATTGACATTGAATTGATGAATCAGACTGTTCCATAGACGCGAATCCGGAACAACCCCGAAAGTGCACATCGCAGAGAGCGTCCTTGCTGCTCCGTAGAGTCTCTCACAGCTTAAATAGAGCCGAAAGAGAGTATGGAAGAGAGAGACGTAAACTCTAGTCTTGATAGGAGCTAAATCTGGGTCGAATCTTCGTTGTGTGATCGAGAGGCTAGTCTCTTCGCTTTCTGGGATTTGGGGTCGTTTGATTGACGAGAAAGAGCGGCAATTTGAGAGGAAGAATCTGTATTTACCCTTATAGTTATTCCAAATCCTTATCATTATCATCAGCAGATAGATTGGAGTTCATCTAAATCTCCAAATTTCTCCAGAGACTCCTGCAAGCTCTCATGGCGTCTGCTTGTGACGACGCATCGTTTTCCAGGTGAACTGAGAAAAAGAGTTTCGAAGCTCGACGACGAGGTTTAAGTTCGGTAATACCACGTCGTTTTAAAAGACTCAATAATAACGGCCCTAAATACATGGGCTGTTTTTGGGCTATATCTAAAATAAGCCCAACATATTAACGTTTAAACATATTTCATACATTTCGGAGATAAGATTTCGGAAAAATCTATTTCACGACGCTATTTCGGAGATAGATTAATAATGGGTTAAGTTGCAAATTACTCacttttctaaatttaatttgaaaagtagtcactttactattcataatttgcaaaatagtCACTTTTCACTGTTTGATTCGTACACTTAGATTGTACACCATTTTTAGTGTACagatgtatataaaaaatacacaGCGTACACTTTACATTTGTACACTAAAAGTGATGTAATCCAAGTGTACGAATCAAACAGTGAAAAGTGACTACTTTGcaaattatgaatagtaaAGTGACTACTTTCCtaattaagtttgaaaaagTGACTATTTTGCCAATACACCCATTAATAATAATGCGATGCTATTTCACGACGTACTTATCCAAAACATATAACGTTAACAAACAACTAAAGGGACCACTATCATTATTGCATTTTAGATGTTAGtataaattgaattattattatatttgttggaaatttatgtaaatacatatgtatttaatatttatcacCTGTtagaaaatatgttaaaaaaggatttgatttattttttgttgaagaagaaacatgatttctaaaatatttggaaatcTTTGATTCTGGTTTATACACTTTGTATCAATGGAAATTTGGTAAAATTGGATTTGTCAGTGTGAAAATATCATGGAGAGGAAtcaattaaaaaggaaaagaaccttaccaaaaagaaagaaagtaaaagaatatAACTAAATAGACATTACAGTCAGCTTTTCTAAACAAGGAAAGGATAGACTTATACATGAATTAGTAACTATTTCCTTAGAATtcaaggattttttttgtctaacaGTACTTGTCAAGTAACATAAGTACGATAATTAAAGTCTAACGATGATGTCTATGGAGCCGTCTTACACGTGGCACAGCTATTCTGGTCCGAAGAAAAGGATGATTTGGTGCAGGTGCGTGAACATTTCGTCCTATATAAATCCTCTCATCTCCAATTACTGAtttcacacaaaacaaaaatcgacCAAAGAGTAACCAAATTGATATTTATCTCTTCTCAACCATGGCGATGAGACAAGCCGCTAAGGCAACGATCAGGGcctgttcttcctcttcttcttcgggtTACTTCGCTCGACGTCAGTTTAATGTAATAATTCTTTCgatctctctcctttttcacGATTAAGGTTCTAAGTTGGTGATATTTATAGTTTCTCAGAGTTTTGTGTGGTGATTTCGCTTGATTTTACTGTTTGCGGTTGGTAACGTTTCCGATTGTGTGTGGGATAGATGTTTTTGGATCTTTGGCCTTATGATTTTGAGGATAtgcaaattttggttttgtagaacctattttgattttgttgtgatATGATCAGACTGACTGTGCATGACTGAAACGTGTGACTAAAATTAGGAAAGCACAACTGTCGTTTCTGATTAGGCCAGCTAAAGTTTCCATAATGGAACCCAACTACTACATGGTGTCTCTTTTTGTAATAACTAAACGGCACGATGTTTGATATGGGCTTCTAAACGGGCCTGTAAACGTTTGGGCGTTGTATATAGTTTCAAAACAGAACAGATTAGTGTCTTACTGTAAGATGTTGTCTCTTTCAGTGTAATGGGAAGACGCactttttgatgatttttcagAGTTTTAGGTAGTTCTTACATGCGTCGGatcttttcttgttcttatatatgtattcatgtTTCTTTGAATCGGgtatatgttaaaatttaaatagcCTTTTGAACTTGCTTATGAAACAGGCATCTTCTGGTGATAGCAAAAAGATTGTAGGAGTTTTCTACAAGGCCAACGAATACGCTACCAAGAACCCTAACTTCCTTGGCTGCGTCGAGAATGCCTTAGGAATCCGTGACTGGCTTGAATCCCAAGGACATCAGTACATCGTCACTGATGACAAGGAAGGCCCTGATTGCGGTAAGTATTTTCCAATCTAACAAGTACTTGAAGAGattcaaaatctttaattctgtttttctATAGCACAAACTATAAATATGAATGCAAGCCTCCTTTTGATTCAACTCTTATTTATTAATGGCAGAACTTGAGAAACATATCCCGGATCTTCACGTCCTAATCTCCACTCCCTTCCACCCGGCGTATGTAACTGCTGAAAGAATCAAGAAAGCCAAAAACTTGAAGCTTCTCCTCACAGCTGGTATTGGCTCGGATCATATTGATCTCCAGGCAGCTGCAGCTGCTGGCCTGACGGTTGCTGAAGTCACGGGAAGCAACGTGGTCTCAGTGGCAGAAGATGAGCTCATGAGAATCTTAATCCTCATGCGCAACTTCGTACCAGGGTACAACCAGGTCGTCAAAGGCGAGTGGAACGTCGCGGGCATTGCGTACAGAGCTTATGATCTTGAAGGGAAGACGATAGGAACCGTGGGAGCTGGAAGAATCGGAAAGCTTTTGCTGCAGCGGTTGAAACCATTCGGGTGTAACTTGTTGTACCATGACAGGCTTCAGATGGCACCAGAGCTGGAGAAAGAGACTGGAGCTAAGTTCGTTGAGGATCTGAATGAAATGCTCCCTAAATGTGACGTTATAGTCATCAACATGCCTCTCACGGAGAAGA includes:
- the FDH gene encoding formate dehydrogenase (formate dehydrogenase (FDH); FUNCTIONS IN: NAD or NADH binding, binding, oxidoreductase activity, acting on the CH-OH group of donors, NAD or NADP as acceptor, catalytic activity, cofactor binding; INVOLVED IN: response to cadmium ion, response to wounding; LOCATED IN: thylakoid, mitochondrion, chloroplast; EXPRESSED IN: 26 plant structures; EXPRESSED DURING: 14 growth stages; CONTAINS InterPro DOMAIN/s: D-isomer specific 2-hydroxyacid dehydrogenase, catalytic domain (InterPro:IPR006139), D-isomer specific 2-hydroxyacid dehydrogenase, NAD-binding (InterPro:IPR006140), NAD(P)-binding domain (InterPro:IPR016040); BEST Arabidopsis thaliana protein match is: D-3-phosphoglycerate dehydrogenase (TAIR:AT1G17745.1); Has 28984 Blast hits to 28977 proteins in 2707 species: Archae - 468; Bacteria - 17844; Metazoa - 730; Fungi - 1196; Plants - 566; Viruses - 5; Other Eukaryotes - 8175 (source: NCBI BLink).); amino-acid sequence: MAMRQAAKATIRACSSSSSSGYFARRQFNASSGDSKKIVGVFYKANEYATKNPNFLGCVENALGIRDWLESQGHQYIVTDDKEGPDCELEKHIPDLHVLISTPFHPAYVTAERIKKAKNLKLLLTAGIGSDHIDLQAAAAAGLTVAEVTGSNVVSVAEDELMRILILMRNFVPGYNQVVKGEWNVAGIAYRAYDLEGKTIGTVGAGRIGKLLLQRLKPFGCNLLYHDRLQMAPELEKETGAKFVEDLNEMLPKCDVIVINMPLTEKTRGMFNKELIGKLKKGVLIVNNARGAIMERQAVVDAVESGHIGGYSGDVWDPQPAPKDHPWRYMPNQAMTPHTSGTTIDAQLRYAAGTKDMLERYFKGEDFPTENYIVKDGELAPQYR
- the FDH gene encoding formate dehydrogenase codes for the protein MIFQSFSLLNLLMKQASSGDSKKIVGVFYKANEYATKNPNFLGCVENALGIRDWLESQGHQYIVTDDKEGPDCELEKHIPDLHVLISTPFHPAYVTAERIKKAKNLKLLLTAGIGSDHIDLQAAAAAGLTVAEVTGSNVVSVAEDELMRILILMRNFVPGYNQVVKGEWNVAGIAYRAYDLEGKTIGTVGAGRIGKLLLQRLKPFGCNLLYHDRLQMAPELEKETGAKFVEDLNEMLPKCDVIVINMPLTEKTRGMFNKELIGKLKKGVLIVNNARGAIMERQAVVDAVESGHIGGYSGDVWDPQPAPKDHPWRYMPNQAMTPHTSGTTIDAQLRYAAGTKDMLERYFKGEDFPTENYIVKDGELAPQYR
- the FDH gene encoding formate dehydrogenase, producing the protein MKQASSGDSKKIVGVFYKANEYATKNPNFLGCVENALGIRDWLESQGHQYIVTDDKEGPDCELEKHIPDLHVLISTPFHPAYVTAERIKKAKNLKLLLTAGIGSDHIDLQAAAAAGLTVAEVTGSNVVSVAEDELMRILILMRNFVPGYNQVVKGEWNVAGIAYRAYDLEGKTIGTVGAGRIGKLLLQRLKPFGCNLLYHDRLQMAPELEKETGAKFVEDLNEMLPKCDVIVINMPLTEKTRGMFNKELIGKLKKGVLIVNNARGAIMERQAVVDAVESGHIGGYSGDVWDPQPAPKDHPWRYMPNQAMTPHTSGTTIDAQLRYAAGTKDMLERYFKGEDFPTENYIVKDGELAPQYR